From Candidatus Fermentibacter sp., a single genomic window includes:
- the nrdR gene encoding transcriptional regulator NrdR: MRCPRCGSMDDRVVDSRIVKEGRATRRRRECLDCGYRYTTYEFIETSYPSVVKKDGRREPFDPAKLEKGIARACEKRPVSAKQVKDIVEKLTAAVAEEFPDEVTSDHIGECVMELLKTVDEVAYVRFASVYRKFRDVAQFREELDGLLRSR; encoded by the coding sequence ATGAGGTGTCCGAGATGCGGGAGCATGGACGACAGGGTCGTCGATTCGCGCATAGTCAAGGAGGGCCGGGCCACTCGCAGGCGCCGGGAATGCCTCGACTGCGGCTACCGCTACACGACCTATGAGTTCATCGAAACCAGCTATCCTTCGGTGGTGAAGAAGGACGGCAGGCGCGAGCCGTTCGACCCCGCGAAGCTCGAGAAGGGCATAGCGCGGGCCTGCGAGAAGCGGCCGGTTTCGGCCAAGCAGGTCAAGGACATAGTCGAGAAGCTCACGGCCGCCGTCGCGGAGGAGTTCCCCGACGAGGTCACCTCCGACCACATCGGCGAGTGCGTGATGGAGCTGCTGAAGACCGTCGACGAAGTGGCATATGTCAGGTTCGCGAGCGTCTACCGCAAGTTCAGGGACGTCGCCCAGTTCCGCGAGGAGCTGGACGGCCTCCTGCGGTCGCGCTAG
- a CDS encoding FMN-binding protein, with protein MREMLKLGFILMAMSLLCAAALGYVNGQTEERIAAQREQAKADAMLSISASLGDSLSFDSLAVPGLGNPYAETGRELAVVEVLSGGQRVGYVFTAYRKGYSSVVETMVALDTAGTVAGSTIIYQSETPGLGTRYASPDWLGQLAGLDGAAVALERDGGDISAVTGATVTGRAVTGSVADGVAALGQAGLFGDGGAE; from the coding sequence ATGCGTGAGATGCTCAAGCTGGGCTTCATACTCATGGCGATGAGCCTGCTCTGCGCGGCCGCCCTCGGCTACGTGAACGGCCAGACCGAGGAGCGCATAGCCGCCCAGAGGGAGCAGGCCAAGGCGGACGCCATGCTCTCCATTTCGGCTTCTCTGGGGGACAGCCTCTCGTTCGATTCCCTCGCCGTGCCGGGCCTCGGGAACCCATACGCCGAGACCGGCCGCGAACTGGCCGTCGTCGAGGTGCTCTCGGGCGGACAGAGGGTCGGCTACGTGTTCACCGCCTACCGCAAGGGCTATTCCAGCGTCGTCGAGACGATGGTCGCCCTGGACACCGCAGGCACCGTGGCCGGAAGCACCATCATCTACCAGTCCGAGACCCCGGGCCTCGGCACGAGGTACGCCTCGCCCGACTGGCTGGGGCAGCTCGCGGGCCTGGACGGCGCCGCGGTCGCCCTCGAGAGGGACGGCGGGGACATCAGCGCCGTGACGGGTGCAACCGTCACAGGCCGGGCCGTCACGGGCTCGGTGGCCGACGGGGTTGCCGCCCTCGGGCAGGCCGGCCTCTTCGGTGACGGAGGTGCGGAATGA
- the rsxC gene encoding electron transport complex subunit RsxC, translated as MTRLRTFPGGAHPDECKELAEKRAVKRIPAPETVRVALCQHLGAPSTPVVKKGDKVTRGQEIGSQNGFISLPTHSPVNGTVAGLEEAPLPHRRSGPVVVISTESEGGGPAFEPWPDFESRTPAELIERIKLAGVCGMGGASFPTYVKLSPPPGKKIDTLLLNGAECEPYLTADHRLMIERTEDVAAGMRILARALCVDDPAVGIEDNKPDAIEAFGKAGIRVEVLRVKYPQGAEKQLIKAVTGREVPVGGLPLDIGVVVQNVGTAAAVAQAVRDGEPSLRRIVTVSGGGVREPGNFDAATGTPFSALIAEAGGYGDDVARLLSGGPMMGLAQFTDAVPVTKGTSGIVALTSKEARRLTEGPCIKCAKCVDACPMKLVPCLIAANSENEKWAAADELGALNCMACGTCSFVCPSDRFLVHYIKRAQDMIRASKRSKEA; from the coding sequence ATGACCAGACTGAGGACTTTCCCGGGAGGCGCGCACCCGGACGAGTGCAAGGAACTGGCCGAGAAACGCGCGGTAAAGCGAATCCCGGCGCCTGAGACCGTCAGGGTCGCTCTCTGCCAGCATCTCGGGGCTCCGTCGACGCCCGTCGTCAAGAAGGGCGACAAGGTGACGAGGGGCCAGGAGATAGGCTCGCAGAACGGCTTCATCAGCCTGCCCACCCATTCCCCCGTGAACGGGACCGTGGCCGGGCTCGAGGAGGCCCCCCTGCCGCATCGCCGATCCGGCCCGGTCGTCGTCATAAGCACCGAGTCGGAAGGGGGCGGTCCCGCCTTCGAACCCTGGCCCGACTTCGAGTCCCGCACGCCCGCCGAGCTGATCGAGAGGATCAAGCTCGCCGGAGTCTGCGGAATGGGCGGGGCCAGCTTCCCTACTTACGTCAAGCTCTCGCCACCGCCCGGGAAGAAGATCGACACTCTCCTCCTGAACGGAGCCGAGTGCGAGCCCTATCTGACCGCCGACCACAGGCTGATGATCGAGAGGACGGAAGATGTGGCCGCCGGCATGAGGATCCTCGCCCGCGCCCTCTGCGTCGACGATCCGGCCGTTGGCATCGAGGACAACAAGCCCGATGCGATCGAGGCCTTCGGGAAGGCCGGCATCAGGGTCGAGGTCCTGCGGGTGAAGTATCCGCAGGGCGCGGAGAAGCAGCTCATCAAGGCCGTCACGGGGCGCGAGGTCCCGGTGGGGGGCCTCCCGCTCGACATCGGCGTGGTCGTGCAGAACGTCGGCACCGCCGCGGCAGTTGCCCAGGCGGTGCGCGACGGCGAACCGTCCCTCAGGCGGATCGTCACGGTGTCGGGCGGCGGTGTGCGCGAGCCCGGCAACTTCGACGCCGCAACCGGCACCCCGTTCTCGGCGCTCATCGCCGAGGCGGGCGGGTACGGCGACGACGTCGCCAGGCTGCTCTCCGGCGGTCCCATGATGGGGCTCGCCCAGTTCACCGACGCCGTCCCCGTGACGAAGGGAACCAGCGGCATCGTGGCGCTCACCTCGAAGGAGGCCAGGCGCCTGACCGAGGGGCCCTGCATCAAGTGTGCGAAGTGCGTGGACGCATGCCCGATGAAGCTTGTGCCGTGCCTTATCGCAGCGAACTCCGAGAACGAGAAGTGGGCCGCGGCCGACGAACTCGGCGCACTGAACTGCATGGCCTGCGGCACCTGCAGCTTCGTCTGCCCCAGCGACCGCTTCCTCGTCCACTACATCAAGCGGGCCCAGGACATGATCCGGGCCTCCAAGAGATCGAAGGAGGCGTGA
- a CDS encoding RnfABCDGE type electron transport complex subunit D — MAEARTFQLSMSPHFGSPQSTRRVMYDVVIALLPALAGAVWLFGFGGALLPVLLSVAAAVAAEFVCLRLMGRSTSAALDGSAIVTGILLAYNVPPGVPWWLPVLGSVFAIVVGKQAFGGLGSNLVNPALLGRAFLMASFPVLMTAGWSAPFEWRNPSAGFGTSGIPAAQVSALPEADAVTGATPLRAWKDSFGIDEHEGAAVRENLSTPGTYMNLLTGRRGGCIGETSIVLLLLGALYLFVRKVLEWRIPLAYLGAVALFGWILGGPGFLEGDALFSVLTGGAVLGGFFMATDMVTSPVTRRGRIIFGIGAGLITIIIRRWGGYPEGCSYSILLMNLATPLIDRFTRPRMLGEVRKHA, encoded by the coding sequence ATGGCCGAGGCGAGGACCTTCCAGCTCTCCATGTCGCCGCACTTCGGCTCGCCCCAGTCCACGCGCAGGGTGATGTACGACGTGGTTATCGCCCTGCTGCCTGCGCTCGCGGGGGCCGTGTGGCTGTTCGGATTCGGGGGGGCGCTGCTCCCCGTGCTGCTCTCGGTCGCCGCAGCGGTTGCGGCCGAGTTCGTGTGCCTGAGACTCATGGGCAGGAGCACCTCCGCCGCTCTGGACGGGAGCGCGATCGTCACCGGCATCCTGCTGGCCTACAACGTGCCTCCCGGTGTGCCCTGGTGGCTCCCCGTGCTGGGTTCCGTCTTCGCGATCGTCGTAGGCAAGCAGGCTTTCGGAGGCCTCGGCAGCAACCTGGTAAACCCGGCGCTCCTGGGCCGCGCCTTCCTGATGGCGAGCTTCCCCGTGCTCATGACTGCAGGCTGGAGTGCGCCGTTCGAGTGGAGGAACCCCTCTGCGGGCTTCGGCACCAGCGGCATACCTGCCGCGCAGGTGTCGGCCCTCCCGGAAGCCGACGCGGTGACTGGCGCCACGCCGCTGCGTGCTTGGAAGGACTCGTTCGGCATTGACGAACACGAAGGCGCAGCGGTACGCGAGAACCTCTCCACGCCCGGAACGTACATGAACCTCCTCACCGGCAGGCGTGGGGGCTGCATCGGCGAGACTTCCATCGTACTGCTGCTGCTCGGCGCCCTGTACCTGTTCGTGAGGAAGGTGCTGGAATGGAGGATCCCCCTGGCCTACCTCGGGGCGGTCGCCCTGTTCGGCTGGATACTCGGCGGCCCCGGATTCCTCGAGGGCGACGCCCTCTTCAGCGTCCTCACCGGCGGCGCGGTGCTGGGCGGCTTCTTCATGGCCACCGACATGGTGACAAGCCCCGTGACCCGCAGGGGCAGGATCATCTTCGGCATCGGCGCCGGCCTCATCACCATCATCATCCGGAGATGGGGCGGCTATCCCGAGGGCTGCTCGTACTCGATCCTCCTCATGAACCTCGCCACACCGCTCATCGACAGGTTCACGAGACCCAGGATGCTCGGGGAGGTGCGGAAACATGCGTGA
- a CDS encoding RnfABCDGE type electron transport complex subunit A, with the protein MTHSLLLASAVGAASQGGGSSFAQVMGLIIGGILINNYVLSRFLGICPFLGVSKQLDSALGMGAAVVFVMAMTAASCYALWQLLLVPLHLEYLSTIVFILIIAALVQFVEMVLLKFSPALYRALGIYLPLITTNCAVLGVAVLNKDAGYNLGLGIVNAVAGALGFALALILMAGLRGRLEFSNTPDAMKGKPITFILAGVMSIAFLGFAGLGV; encoded by the coding sequence ATGACACACTCGCTGCTGCTCGCATCGGCGGTGGGAGCCGCCTCGCAGGGCGGAGGAAGCAGCTTTGCGCAGGTCATGGGCCTGATCATTGGCGGCATCCTGATAAACAACTATGTGCTGTCGCGCTTCCTCGGCATCTGCCCCTTCCTCGGGGTCTCGAAGCAGCTCGACTCGGCCCTGGGCATGGGCGCCGCGGTGGTCTTCGTGATGGCGATGACGGCCGCGAGCTGCTACGCCCTGTGGCAGCTCCTGCTGGTGCCCCTGCACCTCGAGTACCTGAGCACGATAGTCTTCATCCTCATCATAGCCGCGCTGGTGCAGTTCGTGGAGATGGTGCTGCTCAAGTTCAGCCCGGCGCTCTACAGGGCGCTCGGGATCTACCTCCCGCTCATCACCACCAACTGCGCGGTGCTCGGCGTGGCGGTCCTGAACAAGGACGCTGGCTACAACCTCGGGCTGGGCATCGTGAACGCGGTCGCCGGCGCCCTGGGTTTCGCCCTCGCCCTGATCCTCATGGCCGGGCTCCGGGGGAGGCTCGAGTTCTCGAACACGCCCGACGCCATGAAGGGCAAGCCGATCACGTTCATCCTCGCAGGCGTGATGTCGATAGCCTTCCTGGGCTTCGCAGGGCTGGGGGTGTGA
- a CDS encoding electron transport complex subunit E, with protein MSLWKDFSNGFYTENPIFRITLGMCPFLALSTSMENAVGMGAAATFVLIWSNVAISALRNVIPDKIRIPCYIVFIATFVSLVDMVMAAYAPALHKSLGIYIPLIVVNCIILGRAEAFANKNTVLSSLLDGIGMGIGFTLAMALMATIREILGSGSWYGFNILGQAYANQPILIAILPPGAFVLMGFVLAAFAVIDRRKERAA; from the coding sequence ATGAGCCTCTGGAAGGACTTCAGCAACGGGTTCTACACCGAGAACCCCATCTTCAGGATCACTCTCGGCATGTGCCCCTTCCTGGCGCTCAGCACGTCGATGGAGAACGCCGTCGGGATGGGGGCGGCGGCCACGTTCGTCCTGATCTGGTCCAACGTGGCCATCTCGGCTCTCCGCAACGTGATACCCGACAAGATCCGCATCCCGTGCTACATCGTCTTCATCGCCACGTTCGTCAGCCTGGTCGACATGGTGATGGCCGCCTACGCGCCGGCCCTCCACAAGTCGCTCGGGATCTACATCCCTCTCATAGTTGTCAACTGCATCATACTTGGCAGGGCCGAGGCGTTCGCCAACAAGAACACCGTCCTCAGCTCCCTGCTCGACGGCATAGGCATGGGGATAGGCTTCACGCTCGCGATGGCCCTGATGGCAACGATCCGCGAGATACTCGGCAGCGGCTCCTGGTACGGGTTCAACATCCTCGGCCAGGCCTACGCGAACCAGCCGATCCTGATAGCCATCCTCCCGCCCGGGGCCTTCGTGCTCATGGGCTTCGTCCTGGCGGCCTTCGCCGTCATCGACCGCAGGAAGGAGCGCGCGGCATGA